The following proteins are co-located in the Microvirga ossetica genome:
- a CDS encoding DUF6152 family protein, translating into MKHPLFGLCISAALLTGGVAFAHHGWGSYDAAKLITIASNVERADWENPHVTLVVPYQGKSWDAVLAPPFRMNARGLNPEMIKPGTLVRIEGYPSTRVATEMRAERIIVGGTTYELR; encoded by the coding sequence ATGAAGCATCCTCTGTTCGGGTTATGCATTTCCGCGGCCCTCCTGACGGGCGGCGTCGCCTTCGCCCATCACGGCTGGGGGAGCTACGACGCGGCGAAACTCATCACCATCGCCAGCAATGTCGAGCGGGCCGACTGGGAAAATCCCCACGTGACGCTGGTCGTGCCCTACCAGGGCAAGAGCTGGGACGCGGTCCTCGCCCCTCCGTTCCGCATGAATGCGCGGGGCCTGAATCCCGAGATGATCAAGCCCGGCACATTGGTGCGCATCGAAGGCTATCCCTCGACACGCGTGGCGACGGAAATGCGGGCCGAGCGCATCATCGTCGGCGGAACGACCTACGAATTGCGTTAA